The Pungitius pungitius chromosome 10, fPunPun2.1, whole genome shotgun sequence DNA window GAGACACGGCAAACAGAAACAAGGAACTCTGGTCAGATGACACCAAAATGGATCTTTTTGGCCTCAATGCCAAGCGCTGTGTAGCGGGTATACTCTTCCTTAAAATAAGAATTGAATGTTTAACAATGGTTTTCTCTAGGAAGAAATGTATGAATCAAGAAGCTGCCCTAAAATCTGGCTTCGAGTTAGAActaaaatgaattaaactaAATTAATTTTCTATATAACACAGCATTTGACCAACTCTAGATCTTAATgtttaatagaaataaaccaaaaatcTCTATTTTTAAAAGTGTCATTATGTATTACGTTATGATAAACAAATAATACCTCTTCCTTGGAGGTATATTtggtttttaaagaaaataaatataacaagtaTGCAACAATGGTTGAAAATTAACCCTAaatatcaaatgaaataaacatattACATTATATGCTTCTGTCTCAGTAACTGAGGAAATTAATAAAGACACAGGTAAATATcattaaatctatggtttaaataaacCAATTCTGTCACCTACTGGTAGAGATGTGAACACGTTTAATTTTGTTCTGCTTCCATtgacttttactgtgaaaagtTACATACTTCCGGTTAAGCAGCAACGCTTTGTATTTTCGTTTAATAGgcaaaaaacagacatttacCAAAGGAAAATTTTGGTTGTATATTCAAATCTCAAGACAAAACCTACCTCTTCAGAACACGTttattgtgtgattgtgtgctctttttattgttcttttaTGATTTTAAACGTTTgtgaaaagtattttattatGAAAAGCGGCGGTACGTGCCGAGCTTAAGCTGGATCCGGGCCAAGTCATTTTGGCCACCTGTTTATTTAGATTTagcaaatatttattgtaaaatatAGGTGCTGTGCAAAAATCCAGATATCACAATACAAAGGTATTAGGAATATCCAAACATTCTAAATATTTGCAGTGTATGTCAATATAGAGAATTGAACATGAATATTACGATGAAGTATTTCAGCAGCATTGGCATGTGCTTACAATACCTTTCacagaaaaataatacaaaataaaatcaaaaacatACCTCAAGCAGCACATGATAAAGTTGTATAAAGAACGATCAGCATAAATAATTTACCTAATGTTTACCTCTGACTACAGTAGATTGTGTGTACATACAGTCTCAGCTCTGAGCCTGTCCCGTTGTAATCAGTTATCCTGATCGTCCAATTTGCCACTCCTCCTCCTGACATCCCCCCACGGCTCTGCATCCGCTCCATCAGAAAGCTCAGACAAGACTGGACCAACTTTGCTCTCCTCGACCCCTCCCCCTTCGGTGTGCAGAGTATGCTGGACCTGGTCACTGGGGCGTTTCCAAGCCGGCCGAGTGGCAATCCAGACGATGAGAGCTCCAAAAACCACTAAGAGGACTCCCAGAACATTCACAAAAGTGGCCTCTGGGGGAGAGTCCTTGTACTTCGGATTACCCCTTGGTGATGACgacgaaaagaagaaaaaaaaagttaagagTTACACATGCTCTGAAGTACCACATTGACAGTTACCAGCTattagaattatttttaaattacttACAGGCCAAAAATGAGTTTCTCTGTGATGCCCATGAGCGCTACAGCTATCACACTGCCAAAGAGTAAAAGGCCAGAGTAGACATGGAGGGGCATGAACGCTGCTCGCCAGAATGCAGGTGTAACTGGTATCAAGTAGATGCCAACTCCAAGAACAAGCTGCCCAttgaaggagggaaaaaaatccaCTCATCAGGTATTGTACTAAACCAGACTGTTGTGCACTGTGACTTGGCATTTTAAAGATAGGTGAAGGACATTAGCCAACAAGAACCTGACATGGACCCAAGAAGTTGGTTGAAAGCAACGCAGTTTGTTGAAATTGTCAAagcattgaaaataaaatgttattaaaagggCTAAAAGTAAACTAGTTTGAAACCAGTGGTGGAACCATACTTTTTCTAACCAGTTTGATTGCCATCACATTATTTAAAATAGAGTGTATTTACCTGTAGGCAGAACAGTGTCAAAGCTACCAGGCCCAACCAGCTGTGCAAGCTGTACATGTTGGGGATTCCGGCAGCATTGTGGAAATCAAAAACGGCCGCCATAGCTATGACAGCAAAGATGAAGGCGAGTAAGTGCAAGCCTGCGTGAACGAACTTCATCgtgagtttgttgaacctccaaGTCCACGGGATTCTGTAGACAACGATGGCTGCAAGAGAAGAGGCAGTCAGACAAATCTTAATGCCACTATGACTTTTCCCTCTGATTTATTTGcataacaataaacacatttttacttaaaaagTGGGCATCTTCCATTACATTGTTTGAGAGAGTGGTCATTGGAAGACAGGAACCCATTAGTTATGAAAAGAGCAGTTGGTGGTAAACACtaagaagctgctgctgtcagcatgtcatttactttttaagtGCATGTTAgctggaagttttttttttttacgaaagCCAGATAATACACAAACCTCCTAATTTATGGTTTCTACACTTTACGACTCAAGTCGGTGGACTTCGCTTTCCTAAATAAGACGCTCGTAATCAGCAGCAACTTTTCACCTCGGCCAACCGTGAGCACCTTTCACTACCTCTCGTGTTTCAACGTTACATCTCACCAAAATAACAGGGGAAATAAGAGACTCCGCTCACCCAATCCCTGGAGGAAAATAAAGCCGCTGACCACCAAGACCGGATGCCAGTTGAACTCCCCCGGTCCTCCATCCCAGGCGACCCCTTCTCTGTAGTGACTCACCCACACGCCCACGAACACTATGGACGCGACCCCGAAGAAGGCGGCGGCGGACAGAGCCACGGCGAAACGTCTGAAGTCCTCCATCGCGGCAGGACTCGAGTGCAACGCGGAGTAGCAGCTGCGCTCAAAAACTTCCGACTACTTGggcagtggaggaggaagcTCGGTCACGTGACCGGGGGGCTGCGGCTTCGACGCGTTGCGAAACGGTCTCAGAGGTGACGCGTTTAAGTAATGCCCGGCTGTTGCTTTTGTTGGTACAACTGTGTTTCTGGTCACTTATCTACAAGAAGTCGGGTCTTTGATGTTAATTTatgtttgttggttttagtTTTCTTTCTGTGACGTGAAAAATATGACATGAAAATTATAGTTGTAAATACGTTCACGTTGTTTTTCCCTGTAGTATCACTTATTAGtgggcaataaaaaaaaaaactttgccaGGGACTTCAGACAGGTGGCCTGAAATGACACCTGTGATTTCAAACGTATTTATTTGACAGTATGTTAATGAACAGAAAAACACTATATGTAAACATACCAGAGTTTGCAAGAATATCAATTTCAAATCTGTAAAAAGTGGCGAAGCTTGCACCACACCAACACATTAGTGCAGAAATCCCATTAAAAAGCCACTTTGCAGTATGTTAATATCTGGATGAATAGAGtggaaacacaaaagacaacaaTTTTCATTTAAAGAGAACGACGGGTACTAAAATAATTATCTGATGTAATTCGCACAACAGTAATAATGTCAATAATGACATTAATGACAATAATGACATTATTTTGAacaataaaagcattattttccGGCGACCTTGAGCTTGTAGACATGGCAGCAGAAGCTGGTGTTCTTCTGTTCAATGTGAACAATTGTGTCTTTGTCAAAAAACAACTCATGTCGAAAAGTctgaaacaaatttaaaaaacaatgaatacatATACACAGACTCCTCGGCTGAGGGTTGGTACACTTGTGTCGGGTCGCTCACCTCGTCCCACGGTTCTACCAGATCCACAGTCCGCAGTAACTCCCCACTCTGGTTGTCGTGCAGTCGGATCTGGGctcttccttctccctcctcaccgTTAGTAACCACCACTGCCAAGAGGTCCAGCTCGTCCTCATACTCCACTATGCGGAAAGTCTGAAAAAAGGAATTGTCCCGTTTGTTGACGATTAGAAAAAACACCTTAATAAACGTATGAGACTGGATTGTATTAAGAGGCGGTCGATGAGAGCATTTGTGTGTTCCACAACCGTAATGCTTAACAATATAATTCACTTGGACCAGGCTCACCTCTTGATCTGGGTCATCGTCCA harbors:
- the LOC119228663 gene encoding plasma membrane ascorbate-dependent reductase CYBRD1-like, with the protein product MEDFRRFAVALSAAAFFGVASIVFVGVWVSHYREGVAWDGGPGEFNWHPVLVVSGFIFLQGLAIVVYRIPWTWRFNKLTMKFVHAGLHLLAFIFAVIAMAAVFDFHNAAGIPNMYSLHSWLGLVALTLFCLQLVLGVGIYLIPVTPAFWRAAFMPLHVYSGLLLFGSVIAVALMGITEKLIFGLGNPKYKDSPPEATFVNVLGVLLVVFGALIVWIATRPAWKRPSDQVQHTLHTEGGGVEESKVGPVLSELSDGADAEPWGDVRRRSGKLDDQDN